One Paenarthrobacter aurescens TC1 DNA window includes the following coding sequences:
- a CDS encoding putative trehalose/maltose hydrolase (possible phosphorylase) (identified by match to protein family HMM PF03632; match to protein family HMM PF03633; match to protein family HMM PF03636) — MALISSDRLRFPCEPWKLVENIHVPGDEGTLETLFALGNGHLGIRGSHSTAGDGELPGTFINGFHEIWDIKHAENAYGFARTGQRIVYVPDANNFTVSIDGEALSLAESTVLDYNRSVDFSTGVYEESITWACRSGATVSTVERRAVGFDSRGCLGLELSLTADRDVSADITSGVVNRQDQPVEDHSVHDPRRSGRHAGRVLLPLHLQGADGSLRLAWETSESRQRVAMAVDHWISAEGQPFETLVAEDESSVRYVLAIHDGDTFRLEKSVSYVVAGSTDAEDRGEILAAEAEANLVSFSDILDQSKAHYAEYWTTADISIGGQPEMQQAVRWGLFQLAQATARAGVAGIPAKGVSGSGYEGHYFWDQEVYLLPYLTYTNPCGARKVLESRHAMLPDARVRAKELSVDGALFPWRTINGLEASAYYAAGTAQFHIAAAIAFAANRYQWASGDDTFRGELGADLLIETARMWASLGFFGKDGMFHIHGVTGPDEYTAVVNDNLYTNVMARFNLRAAAALEHEGVAETERMVWRQAAERMSLPYDPHLQVFSQDNDFMTLEPWDWNTPKSKYPLLLNFHPLVIYRHQVLKQADTVLAMFLQWQDFTAEEKQRAFDFYDPITTGDSTLSACVQGIMAAEVGYGDVALQHFTEALFIDLDNSHGNTIDGVHIASTGGIWSSLVCGFAGMRDQGEVLRFDPRLPVEWEGLSFRLKVQGRLLAVDLAQGSIALTLVPEADYSQEPLRIDVRGYDVTVGAETVAVPLETVPVPPPSIFPSVFPTAGLPIIR, encoded by the coding sequence ATGGCACTCATCAGCTCCGATCGGCTTCGCTTCCCCTGCGAGCCCTGGAAGCTCGTGGAGAATATCCACGTCCCCGGTGACGAGGGAACGCTGGAAACGCTGTTCGCGCTTGGCAACGGCCACCTTGGTATTCGTGGCTCGCATTCAACAGCCGGGGACGGCGAACTTCCCGGCACGTTCATCAATGGTTTCCACGAGATTTGGGACATCAAGCACGCCGAAAATGCCTACGGTTTTGCCCGGACGGGCCAGCGGATCGTTTACGTGCCGGATGCCAACAACTTCACCGTTTCCATTGACGGTGAGGCGCTGAGCCTGGCCGAATCCACGGTGCTGGACTACAACCGCAGCGTGGACTTCTCCACAGGCGTCTACGAGGAAAGCATCACCTGGGCCTGCCGTTCGGGCGCTACCGTCTCCACGGTAGAGCGCCGCGCCGTGGGCTTCGATTCCCGCGGATGTCTTGGCCTGGAACTGTCGCTGACAGCTGACCGCGACGTGTCCGCGGACATCACCTCCGGCGTCGTGAACCGCCAGGACCAGCCTGTGGAGGACCACTCGGTCCACGATCCCCGCCGCTCAGGCCGGCACGCCGGGCGTGTCCTGCTGCCGCTGCACCTCCAAGGCGCCGACGGCTCACTTCGCCTCGCATGGGAGACCTCTGAGTCCCGCCAGCGCGTCGCCATGGCCGTGGACCACTGGATTTCCGCCGAAGGCCAGCCGTTCGAGACTTTGGTGGCGGAGGACGAGTCCTCTGTCCGTTACGTTTTGGCCATTCACGACGGCGACACTTTCCGTTTGGAGAAGTCGGTCAGCTACGTGGTGGCCGGCTCTACTGACGCCGAAGACCGCGGCGAAATCCTCGCGGCCGAAGCCGAAGCGAACCTGGTGTCCTTCTCCGACATCCTGGACCAGAGCAAGGCCCACTACGCCGAATACTGGACCACGGCGGACATCTCAATTGGTGGTCAGCCGGAAATGCAGCAGGCGGTGCGCTGGGGGTTGTTCCAGTTGGCACAAGCCACTGCCCGGGCGGGCGTTGCGGGTATCCCGGCCAAGGGTGTGAGTGGTTCCGGTTACGAGGGCCATTACTTTTGGGACCAGGAGGTCTACCTCCTGCCTTACCTGACCTACACCAATCCTTGCGGGGCGCGTAAGGTGCTGGAATCGCGGCACGCGATGCTGCCGGACGCGCGCGTCCGGGCCAAGGAGCTCAGCGTGGACGGTGCGCTGTTCCCGTGGCGGACCATCAACGGCCTCGAAGCGAGTGCCTACTACGCTGCCGGCACTGCCCAGTTCCACATTGCGGCGGCCATCGCCTTCGCAGCCAACCGATACCAGTGGGCCAGCGGCGATGACACCTTCCGCGGCGAACTGGGCGCCGACCTGTTGATAGAAACAGCACGCATGTGGGCGTCCCTGGGCTTCTTCGGCAAGGACGGAATGTTCCACATCCACGGCGTCACCGGCCCGGACGAGTACACGGCCGTGGTCAACGACAACCTCTATACCAACGTCATGGCGCGCTTCAATCTGCGGGCCGCCGCTGCGCTGGAACACGAGGGGGTCGCCGAAACCGAGCGCATGGTGTGGCGGCAGGCGGCCGAGCGGATGTCGCTCCCGTACGATCCGCACCTGCAGGTGTTCAGCCAGGACAACGACTTCATGACCCTGGAGCCTTGGGACTGGAACACTCCCAAGTCCAAGTACCCGTTGCTGCTGAACTTCCACCCCCTGGTGATCTACCGGCACCAGGTCCTCAAGCAGGCTGACACCGTACTGGCCATGTTCCTGCAGTGGCAGGACTTCACTGCGGAGGAGAAGCAGCGCGCCTTCGATTTCTACGATCCCATCACCACCGGCGACTCCACCCTGTCCGCCTGCGTTCAGGGCATCATGGCGGCCGAAGTCGGCTATGGGGACGTCGCGCTGCAGCACTTCACCGAGGCACTCTTCATCGACCTCGACAACTCCCACGGCAACACCATCGACGGCGTCCACATCGCCTCCACGGGCGGTATTTGGAGCTCTTTGGTGTGCGGTTTCGCAGGCATGCGGGACCAAGGTGAGGTGCTGCGCTTCGATCCGCGCCTGCCTGTTGAATGGGAAGGCCTGTCCTTCCGGCTCAAGGTGCAGGGACGCTTGTTGGCTGTGGATCTGGCACAGGGTTCCATTGCCCTGACGCTGGTGCCCGAAGCGGATTACAGCCAGGAGCCGCTTCGAATTGATGTGCGGGGTTACGACGTCACCGTTGGTGCGGAGACTGTCGCCGTGCCGCTGGAGACCGTACCCGTCCCGCCGCCGTCGATCTTCCCCAGCGTCTTCCCGACGGCAGGCCTTCCGATCATCCGGTAG
- a CDS encoding hypothetical protein (identified by Glimmer2; putative), protein MAPNSLKAEILLAHGVAPSAASVARRRAAENHGHHRVANKPDALLGAIAVRQLFHRWPLVPSRELERIRHVLIHCDQLGSPDTHHLSEPAQALLDLINGELDRRAVAKTRQETASSN, encoded by the coding sequence ATGGCCCCCAATTCACTCAAGGCCGAGATTCTCCTGGCCCATGGCGTCGCACCCTCCGCGGCCTCCGTTGCTCGACGAAGAGCAGCCGAGAACCATGGCCACCATCGCGTTGCCAATAAACCCGATGCTCTCCTGGGAGCCATCGCCGTCAGGCAGCTCTTCCACCGCTGGCCGTTGGTGCCCTCCCGCGAACTGGAACGCATCCGCCACGTGCTCATCCACTGCGACCAGCTGGGCTCTCCGGATACTCATCACTTGTCGGAACCGGCCCAAGCGTTGTTGGACCTCATCAACGGTGAGTTGGACCGTCGCGCCGTAGCCAAAACCCGGCAGGAAACCGCCAGCAGCAACTGA